Within Protaetiibacter intestinalis, the genomic segment GCGGCGATCCCCGCGCATCCGTAGCCCCGCAGGGCCCCCATGTGACGCCGCGTTTCCGCGGATGACGCGGTGACGCCGCGCGTTACGAAACGCGTTTGGCCTCGTGGCGAGCCTGGCGTGTACTGGGCTCTCCCCGCACCCGGGAGACTCCACCACGAAGGGAACCACCGTGTCCGACGAGAAGTCGACGCCCGAGGGTCAGAGCGAACTGCGCTCGGCCGTCGCGGCCACAGCCAAGAAGAAGCGCAACACCCTGCTCGCCGTCCTCGCGGTCGTCGCCGTCGCGGCGATCGTCGTGGGAGGCGTGTTCCTGTTCAAGGCACTCGGCACCGAGAAGGCCGAGGCCGCCGGCGACGACGTCACCGAGCCGATCACGGTCAAGATCGCCGTCGCCGAGGACTCCAAGTTCCAGGACGCCATCAAGGAGGTCGCGGCCGAGAAGGGCCTCGACGTCGAGTGGGTCAACGTCGACGACTGGGTGCTTCCCAACACCGAGCTGCAGGCAGGCAACGTCGACGCGAACGCGTTCCAGCACATCCTCTACCTCTCGGCGTTCAACGCCGAGTCGGGCGCCGACATCACCCCGGTGTTCTCGACCGTCATCACCCAGTGGGGCATCTTCTCCGCCACGCTCGACGACGTCGCCGACATCCCCGAGGGCGGCAAGATCGCCATCCCCGACGACCCGTCCAACGGCGGCCGCGCCCTCAACATCCTCGCCTCGGCTGGTCTCATCGAGCTCGCCGACGACGCGGGCGACTTCCCCACCACGGACGACGTGACCTCGAACCCGAAGAACCTCGAGTTCGTCGCGCTC encodes:
- a CDS encoding MetQ/NlpA family ABC transporter substrate-binding protein, with product MSDEKSTPEGQSELRSAVAATAKKKRNTLLAVLAVVAVAAIVVGGVFLFKALGTEKAEAAGDDVTEPITVKIAVAEDSKFQDAIKEVAAEKGLDVEWVNVDDWVLPNTELQAGNVDANAFQHILYLSAFNAESGADITPVFSTVITQWGIFSATLDDVADIPEGGKIAIPDDPSNGGRALNILASAGLIELADDAGDFPTTDDVTSNPKNLEFVALGARTIPTQFDDPSLSAVVVGTSYFDPAQGVTKEDALFLDDSLDEKNLPYINVVAVNSDDVDNPAWAILKEAYADPRVADALEEEYFGNTILVDVPVEKLRSKLAELQKSAEQNK